From Fulvivirga lutea:
ATTTTTCTCGCCAGAAGAAACAGAAAAAGTAATGGAGGCTGGCAAGAAATACGGACTCAAACCAAAAATACATGCCAACCAATTGAGTATTAGTGGAGGTGTTCAGGTGGGCGTAAAAACCAAGGCCATAAGTGTTGATCATTTGGAGGCAATGGATCAGCAAGCTATTGATGTATTAAAAGGCACTGATGTTATGCCTACTTTATTACCAGGGGCGGCATTTTATTTGGGCACTACTTATCCGCCTGCAAGAGATATGTTAAATGCTGGTTTGCCATTGGCACTAGCTACAGATTACAATCCTGGCAGTGCACCATGCGGTAAAATGCAGTTCATGTTGTCTTTAGCATGTATAAGAATGAAGATGACCCCAGAGGAAGCTATTAATGCAGCCACTATAAATACAGCCTATGCTATGGAAGTAGGAGATACTCACGGAACCATAACGAAGGGCAAGCCAGCTAATCTCTTTATAACTAAAGAAATTCCATCCTATGCTTTCATTCCATACTCATTTGGGAGTGATGTTGTGGAAACAGTAATCTTAAATGGTAAGCTTGTTTAATTAAAGTATACAATAATGGTTTAAGTCTTTAAACCAATTAATATTTGCTAGCTTTAGTAGTATGACTTATGACATTATCATAACCATATTAGTTATCTCGCTCACCATCTTCCTCTTTGTTAAAGAGTACTTTTCAATAGATCTGGTAGCGTTAAGTGCCATAGTTATTCTGGTTTCTACAGGGGTAATTACTGTGGAGGACGGACTAAATGGCTTTTCAAATGAAGCCACGTTAACCGTAATGGCAATGTTTATTTTAAGCCATGCGTTGGTTAAAACTAAGGTTATAGAATACCTGGCACCTATGGTTGTTGGGCTTTTAAAGAAAGGTTATATCGCATCGGTTTCTAGTTTAGCCTTTTTTATTGGGGGTACTTCTGCCTTTGTAAACAATACACCTATAGTTGCCACATTTATTCCTGTAGTTACTAATGCCTCAAGAAAAATCAGTGAGTCACCATCAAGGTATTTAATGGTATTATCTTATGTATCAATTTTTGGTGGTTGTTGCACACTTATTGGAACTAGTACTAATCTATTAGTGAGTGGAATGGCCGTACAGGAAGGCCATGAAGCATTTACTTTATTTCAAATGGCTCCACTAGGCATAATATTATTAGTAGCGGGGTCTATTTATTTAATACTTGTAGGTAAAAAAATTCTGCCTGATAGAATTTCAAGAGATTATCTGCATGAACAAGAAGGCGCGAAGGCATTCTTAGCTGAAGTAAAGATGACAGCAAAATCAGAAGAAGAAAAAAAATCCGTGGAGAGTCTTTTTAATTCTGATGGCATTGAAGTGAGAGCATTGAAGCAAGCCGGTGGATCAAAAAGCAAAGTAAAACCAGATCATCAAATTGCCAGTGATGATGTGTTTATTATAGAAGGAGACTTTAAAAAAATACATCAGCTTGTAAAAAACGATTTTTTAAAAATATCTGACTCTTTCGAGGATAGTGAATTCCCTGACGAACAGACAAGGCTGATGGAAATTGTATTGCTGCCCAATTCGGAATTGATCGGTAAAAGGTTGTCTAAAGTAAACTTTTTAAAACGCTACAACTCTTCCATAATCGCAATTCGTCATAGGGGTAAACGGAAGTTTGAGGACCTGAAAAATATTAAACTAAAATCAGGTGATGTACTAGTATTGCTCACCAATGATAAAGGCCATGAATTGATCCAAGCCGATCAGGAGTTTGAAAATGCTCCTTTCATATCATTGAGAGAGCAGATAGTAGAAAAAATAAATAAAGGGAAATTGCTGTTAGTGTCGGCAGTTATCGCATCTGTCATCATACTGGCATCCTTCGGTATTCTGCCAATTGTTATTGCAGCACTCGGTGGTGTAGTTGTACTTAACTTGTTAGGTGTAATTACCATGACAGACGCCTACCGATCAATCGATTGGAAAGTAATTTTTATGCTGGCTGGTTCGCTATGTCTTGGTAAGGCTATGATAAGCAGCGGGTTAGCAGACTTGTTAGGGGATGGATTAATTACTTTACTAAGTGTTTATAGTGGGCCGGTAATTATGGTTTCTATGTTTTATCTCTTAACATCTTTATTAACTGAAACAATGAGCAATCATGCTTCTGCTGCTTTAATGGTGCCGATAGCAATATCAGTGGCGAGTACTTTGGATGTTAGCCCAACTCCATTGTTACTTACAATAGCTTTTGCTGGTAGCGCTAGTTTTATGACTCCAATTGGTTATCAAACTAATACCATGATTTACAGTGCTGGTAATTATAAATTCTCAGATTTTATTAGAGTAGGAGGTGGGCTAAACTTATTATTCTGGATACTTTCTAGTCTTCTGATTCCTTTAATTTATTCTTTTTAAGTTCCTTCAGCATTTTTTCTTCATCCAGCAAATCATAGAACTTGTTCAATTTTTTTTGTAATAGCTGATATCTTACAATGCCAAAAACAAAAAAGAAGGCACTAATTCCAAATAGTACAGTTCCAAGCCAGGTAATTGATTCAAAATTCTTCAGCTTAAGGATGGCTATACCTGCTAGTGATAAGTAAATCCCAGCTCTTATGTAGGCGAAAAATGTTCTTTCGTTGGCCAAAGTAGTGCGCTCCAGAGCTAGAAAATCTCTTAAAATAATCTTCTCCTTGATACTGTAGTTGCTTGTAAATCTTTTGAATTTCCTCATAACTATAACTTTCTTTTAAGTTACGGTCTTTCAATAGCGCAGTCAAATGTTACATTAGCCTTTAGTGAATTGCCCACAGAGCAATAGTTTTCTAAACCGAGTTTAGTTACTTTTTCCAATTCCTCCACAGTAGCATCGGGTGATACCAGAATGAATTTCAAATGAATATCTGTAAAGCCTTTTGGTGTTTCGTTTCTTCGGGTACCCTCGGCCTCAATTCGTAAATCGACTAATTTCTTACGCCTCTTCTGAATCATTAAAGCAACTTCTACAGCCACACAGCCTGATAAAGCGCTAAGCACTAATTGCATTGGCGACATGTCAGTTTTCCCTTTGTCCTTCATGTCAATTTTAACTTTTTGGCCTTCTTCTGTACTAGAGGTATATTCGTAATCGCTGTTATATGTAGTTGTAATTTTCATTTTACTTATTCGGTTTTGAACTCACTATCTGAAAAACTTAAAGCTAAAATACGGGATGTAGAGAACTTCCCTAAGCCCGGTATTACTTTTAAAGACATTACTCCCGTATTAAGTGATTCCAAATTGTGCCGAGATATAACAGAAGAACTACTGAGCAGATACAAGGATGAAAACCTTGACGCAATTGTAGGTGTTGAATCCCGGGGGTTTTTGTTTGGGATGTTACTGGCATACGAATTAAATATTCCTTTTGTGCCTGTTAGAAAATCGGGTAAACTGCCTTTTAGAACTCTGAAACATTCCTATGATCTGGAATATGGGAGTGCATCAATGGAGATACATGTAGATGCCCTACAAAACAATTGGAATGTACTAATTCATGATGACTTGCTCGCTACAGGTGGTACCGCGGCTGCGGCTGGCGCTTTAGTGGAGCAATTAGGGGCGAAAGTTCAGAGTTTTTCTTTCTTAATTGACCTGACTTTCTTGAATGGTAAAGATGTTCTAAAGAATTATACTACTAAAATTAATTCGTTGGTTCAATATTAATCTCCGAAATGCTTCGCTAATAATTTTTCTAATGTGTTGGTTGTTAGTGGTTTAGAAACATAATCGTTTACGTGTGTAAAGCTGTAAGCTCTTTTAATATCTTCCTGATAAACACTTGAGGAGAGCATACACAGTACTACTCTTTTTTCCAGATTAGGCCATATTTTTTCGCCATATGCTTCTAAGAATCCCCAACCATCCATAACGGGCATGTTAATGTCTAATAAAATAAGATCAGGAAATTCTTCAGTGTCAGATAATATGTTGGATAAATAGTTTAATCCATCTTCACCTTTGAGAAAGGTCTTAACGTGATCACTTCTCACACCCGATTTCTCAATGATTTTTCTGTAGATGAAACTTGAGATATCGTCATCATCTATCAACACCACTTTTAACGATTTTTTATCGATTACATCCAGAGTCAAACTGATTTTATTTAATAAATAATCACGAAAAAATTAAAGTAAATAAAATATTCGGAAAGAGCAATATAAATTAATCGCAACATTAATCAGATCAAATATGTTTATACGTATATGAGTGAAGAAAGGATAATACCGATATTTCCATTGAATATATTGCCTTTACCAACTGAACTAATCCCTCTACATATTTTTGAACCTAGATACCGCCAGCTTTTGCAGGATATGGAGTCCGAAGATATTGAGTTTGGGATACTCTATGCCGCACCAATTAATGCAGATAGAGTAGGGGCGTTGGTAAAACTGGAAAGTATCTTAAAAAGATATTCAACTGGCGAGTCGGATATAGTGGTTAAATGCAATGGCACTTTTATTCTGGATAAATATTATAAACACTTTAAGGATAAGCAGTATGCGGGCGGTAGAATCATTACCATTGATGCACCTTCAAGTGATTACGCGAGTGATGAATTAAAAAATGCATACCGTGAATATCAGGAAGTGGCTGAAAGTAGTTACGATTCTGCAGTGACGATACACGACATTGCTAATTCATTAAATCTTGAGAATTCTGATAGGCTCAAGTATTTAAGGCTAATAGCGAAAGAGAAGAAGGAAAGATTCCTGAAGGAAAGGCTTCGGTTTGATAAATACATTCTGGAACAGGAGCGAAAGTACAAAAACAGCTTTACGCTGAACTAATAAAAACATTTATGATCTAAGGAGCACCAACAAGCATGAAAGTGCACTTAACCTTACTAAGGTTTAAAACCTTAGTAAGGTTGATTATACAGTGTAAGCTATTTTAGAGCCTTGAATTAGTTACATATTCCTTCGATACTGTCCACCAACATGAAACAAGGTTTCAGTAATTTGGCCTAGCGAGCAGTATTTACAAGCTTCCATCAATTCCTCAAAGATATTCTTGTTTTGAATAGCTGTATGTTGAATCTCCTTCAAATGCTTCTCAGACTTCTCAGAATTGCCTTTTTGTAAATGATTAAGCATAGTAATCTGATATTCTTTCTCCTCTTTGGTTGCTCTAATTACCTCTTTAGGCGTTATCGTAGGTGAGCCTTTAGAGCTTAAGAAAGTATTTACGCCAATAATAGGGAATTCACCCGTATGCTTTAAGGTTTCATAGTGCAGACTCTCATCTTGTATTTTACCTCTTTGATACATTGTTTCCATAGCTCCTAAAACACCACCTCTTTCAGTAATTCTATCAAATTCTGTGAGTACTGCCTCTTCAACTAAATCCGTTAACTCTTCAATAATAAAAGAGCCTTGTAGCGGGTTCTCGTTTTTAGCAAGCCCCAGTTCTTTGTTAATGATTAACTGAATAGCCATAGCACGTCTCACTGATTCCTCTGTAGGTGTTGTAATGGCCTCATCATATGCATTGGTGTGTAGAGAGTTACAGTTATCATAAATGGCGTAAAGAGCCTGTAAAGTCGTTCTTATATCATTAAAATCGATTTCCTGAGCATGCAACGACCTTCCCGATGTCTGAATGTGGTATTTCAACATTTGCGAACGAGCATCAGCGCCATATTTATC
This genomic window contains:
- a CDS encoding SLC13 family permease, with the protein product MTYDIIITILVISLTIFLFVKEYFSIDLVALSAIVILVSTGVITVEDGLNGFSNEATLTVMAMFILSHALVKTKVIEYLAPMVVGLLKKGYIASVSSLAFFIGGTSAFVNNTPIVATFIPVVTNASRKISESPSRYLMVLSYVSIFGGCCTLIGTSTNLLVSGMAVQEGHEAFTLFQMAPLGIILLVAGSIYLILVGKKILPDRISRDYLHEQEGAKAFLAEVKMTAKSEEEKKSVESLFNSDGIEVRALKQAGGSKSKVKPDHQIASDDVFIIEGDFKKIHQLVKNDFLKISDSFEDSEFPDEQTRLMEIVLLPNSELIGKRLSKVNFLKRYNSSIIAIRHRGKRKFEDLKNIKLKSGDVLVLLTNDKGHELIQADQEFENAPFISLREQIVEKINKGKLLLVSAVIASVIILASFGILPIVIAALGGVVVLNLLGVITMTDAYRSIDWKVIFMLAGSLCLGKAMISSGLADLLGDGLITLLSVYSGPVIMVSMFYLLTSLLTETMSNHASAALMVPIAISVASTLDVSPTPLLLTIAFAGSASFMTPIGYQTNTMIYSAGNYKFSDFIRVGGGLNLLFWILSSLLIPLIYSF
- a CDS encoding DUF202 domain-containing protein is translated as MRKFKRFTSNYSIKEKIILRDFLALERTTLANERTFFAYIRAGIYLSLAGIAILKLKNFESITWLGTVLFGISAFFFVFGIVRYQLLQKKLNKFYDLLDEEKMLKELKKNKLKESED
- a CDS encoding OsmC family protein is translated as MKITTTYNSDYEYTSSTEEGQKVKIDMKDKGKTDMSPMQLVLSALSGCVAVEVALMIQKRRKKLVDLRIEAEGTRRNETPKGFTDIHLKFILVSPDATVEELEKVTKLGLENYCSVGNSLKANVTFDCAIERP
- a CDS encoding adenine phosphoribosyltransferase; amino-acid sequence: MNSLSEKLKAKIRDVENFPKPGITFKDITPVLSDSKLCRDITEELLSRYKDENLDAIVGVESRGFLFGMLLAYELNIPFVPVRKSGKLPFRTLKHSYDLEYGSASMEIHVDALQNNWNVLIHDDLLATGGTAAAAGALVEQLGAKVQSFSFLIDLTFLNGKDVLKNYTTKINSLVQY
- a CDS encoding response regulator encodes the protein MTLDVIDKKSLKVVLIDDDDISSFIYRKIIEKSGVRSDHVKTFLKGEDGLNYLSNILSDTEEFPDLILLDINMPVMDGWGFLEAYGEKIWPNLEKRVVLCMLSSSVYQEDIKRAYSFTHVNDYVSKPLTTNTLEKLLAKHFGD
- a CDS encoding LON peptidase substrate-binding domain-containing protein is translated as MSEERIIPIFPLNILPLPTELIPLHIFEPRYRQLLQDMESEDIEFGILYAAPINADRVGALVKLESILKRYSTGESDIVVKCNGTFILDKYYKHFKDKQYAGGRIITIDAPSSDYASDELKNAYREYQEVAESSYDSAVTIHDIANSLNLENSDRLKYLRLIAKEKKERFLKERLRFDKYILEQERKYKNSFTLN